The genomic DNA ACCACAAAGTTGCAAATGGAGTCGTCTTTGATTGGGCAACTTGGTACTGAGTTATCTGCACGTGGCCATCAACTCAATTCGGTTCCCGATGGCGTTGAGCTGATGGGACATGCAGGGGCGATTATTGTTGGCACTGATGCAAGCCTGGAAGTCGCAAGCGATCCTCGCAGTGATGGCGAAGCATTGCAACTGTGGCTGGAATAATTCCTTTAAACAGTACATTATATCGGTTAAGTCGATTATTATTTACAGCCCGACAGTAACATGAGAACCAAGATTTGATGAAGTTACCATTACGCCTAAGCTGCGGATGTTTGCTTATGATGTCGTTTTCTGCAACGGCAAAAAGCTATGATTTTATTCAAGAACATCTTGAGCAAGCTTTTTCATCAAGTGTGGTTTTGTCGGATAGTGATGTTTTTACTGCGGGGTTCAACAATTTTGACCCTAACGAGTGGTTTAACACCGACAATGACAACTTGGGTACGACAGAATCAATTGAAAACCGCAAGAAATATCAATCAAGTACATTGCCATTCTCGATTTCTTTAAGTGATGAAGAAGAGTATCACCAGCACCAGCTTTTATTACGCCTTTCCGCTTCTGTGATAGATGATGAATTGCGTATTGCTAATATACCCGGAGAAACGGAGCGCTATCGTCAATCGGTGTTAGGTGGGGCGATGTTTTATCGTTATCAATATCGATTGACCGATCACTGGACTCTGACACCGGGCATCGGAACTCATCTGCTCTATTACCGTAACACTCTGACCGATAACAACCCTATATATAAGCAAATCCTATCTCCGTGGGATGGGTTACTGGTTAACACTTATGCTTGGGCAAGCTTAGTTGAGGCGAATCTTAAAATTCAGTACGAAGAAGAAAAAAGCTGGGGTCATTGGAAAGCTTCATCGGCATGGCACTATTTTGGTGGCTACGGTTGGGGCAAAGCCAATAATGGTGAAGTTGGTAATCCAGAAGGATGGTATATCGCCAATACATTAACGGGGGTTTATGACTTCACTCAGCTTGGCCGTTCCGTTCAATCAATTTATGGCAGTATTAAGCGAGTTGATGTGGGTAGTACACCACAAGAGCCGTTAGGGACATCCAATTATTATGAGGCGAGTTTTGGTTGGTTAATGACACCGCCTTTTGAGATGGAACTCGTTGACAATATTGGCTTAGGACTGACGTTTAACTATGGTAGTGCATTCAAGGGCGGGAGCATTGTGCTGTTTTTCAACCAAGATTAACTAGCGACTTTGACACAATTGCGCCCAGCTTGCTTCGCTTTATAAAGTGCCCCATCCGCTGCTTTGAGTGCCTCAATGGGATGACGGTACAGCTCAGAATCACACACGCCAATGCTGATGGTAATGGTGACAATGTCATTATTACTTTTTCGGCTGCGTTTTTTCGCACCTTCAGCATGACTTTTCGGGCGCTGATTGGTGTCACGAATCACCAACTCGTAGGACTCAATATCCTGCCGTAAGGCTTCGATGAAAGGCAAAACGTCCTTTGCCAATTTTCCTTTGTAAATAATCGAAAACTCCTCACCACCATAGCGGTAAACCCGTGCTTTACCGTTGATTTCACGTAATCGAGAGGCAACCAGTTTTAATACATCGTCCCCCGTATCATGCCCGTAAGTATCGTTAAACTTCTTGAAATGGTCGACATCGAGCATAGCGAGGGTAAATTTTCGACCTATATGTTTTAAATCCTGATCAAGCGCTTGCCGACCAGGAATTTGGGTGAGTGGGTCGTTAAATGCCATCTCATAGCCCGCGGAAATGAGGTAAACCAGAATAAGCAGCCCAGATAAGGTAAACATGATGGTGGAAATATAAGGCACATGAAACAGCACAAACGCATTCATGCTCAACACAATCGAACTATAAACCACAACGTCAAGAATTTGATTGCGCGTTAATACCGAGATAGCAGCAATACCTGCGAGTGCGACAAGATAGGCAACAACCACCAAGGGTAATCGAGAAATTTGCGGAACAACGAAAAATATTCCCTCGGTCATGCTGGAATGGTCTGTTTCACCTATGTGTAGCTGAGTCAGCCAAGCCCAAAAGATGAACAACAACAAAATAGCCAAGTAACTGAGGAAGGATTTACTGAATAATCCAGCATTCTTGTAGGCGTAAGGTAAAAAACAGGCCACAGGCAAAAGCAGGCTCAGCATAATGAGTTCAAGCATGGTGGAATTGACGGTTAAAGGCGTTTGAAGTCGAATTTGGATCAACCAGTAAGCCAGTAACATCGTCATCGCTACCATGGCGATTCTGCTTTGTTTAAAAATGTGAGCAACGGTTAGCGCAATCAAAAATAGAATGTAGGGGAGGTTGACCGCCATGCCTAAGTTAGACTTTATCACCAGTACCACATTGCTCAGGCCTAGCCATATGGCGATCAGCAGCAATAGAGGAAAACCGAAACGGAACCAAGGTGAAGTAACAAAGCTAGAAGACATGAATTCCTGAGGTGCTACATTGAATTAATGATAATTCTACAATTAAAAATTGTAACCAAGGATACTTTGATTTCGTGAATTTCCAAGCTTTTTACTCGAGTTCAGTGATGAAAACTATGCTTATTGCGTAAGTATATTGTGACAAGTATAGGCTTGATTAAAGATAAAGTTTGGTAGATTCGGCTACAGTGATCTCATGGCGTCGTGCAGAATCTACAATCTATACACAAGCTACTTGCCGTTGCAGCTTGCCGACACTGGTGCAACTTCAAGTAATAAGGTCACTATCGATGAAAAGTGCTGTTTTGACGGTTTAGCAGGAGAAACAAGATGCAATTGAGCGAAGATGTTCATAATTATATGGAAACTCTGGTTGGCCAAGTGCTTGGGCAACCTGAATACTCAGAGACTTACGACCAAGATCAGCTCGCTGATTTGGCCTGCTTGGCTTTGTGCCAATTACGACCTATCTATATTCGCCATGACATCGATTTTCTTTCTGCATTGCCAGAGGCCAAACTGGTTATTCTTAAAGATCATGCTCTGATCGCTGTTCAAGCTGCTGAATCCATGATAGTTAATGATCGGCGTCGTAATCGAGACAGTGATGTGCCCGTGATTTTCACACATGCGCGTTTTGATGATGATGCCGAATTGGAGTGGTTTGAAACTCCGATCGTCAATCAAGTTCAGCACCATAAGTAAGGAATCAAAGTGGGATTATTTTCGCGCCTTTTTGGTAAGTCAAAGCAGCAAGAGCAGGTTCAGGTAGAACCCATCGAATATAAAGGTTTTATGATCTATCAAGAGCCCATTTCTGAAAACGGACAGTTTCGGGTTGCGGGTCGAATCACACAAGAAATCAATGGTGAGTTGAAAACCCATCGTTTTATTCGCTCTGATTTGGTTTCTAATAAAGCGGATGCGGAAGAGTTGATGCTCAAGAAAGCGCAGCTATTTATCGACCAAATGTCCGGCCAAATCTTTTCCTAACACACCCAGATATTGATAAATATCATGAATATCACTTATGCCAGAGGCTATGCTTAGGCTCTTTTCAATACTGGCATAATCTAACTATCTGTTTTTATAAAAGATAATTACAACTGGTTTGACCTCTGCTTTGTGTGAAATCCGTTGTAATTATCTAACAGACTTCACACAATCAGTCTCAACTTGACATTAAAAGTAACCAAGCTTCGTAATTGAATTACAAACAGCTTGCAGTTCATGTCATCGTCCGATAAAAACAGATAATCATTGTGCCAATAGTCAAGGAACCGCTATGCAAATTGGTGTACCAAGAGAACAACTCACTGGTGAAACACGAGTCGCTGCTTCTCCCTCATCGGTAGAACAGCTTATTAAATTAGGATTTGAGGTTTGTATCGAATCAAAAGCCGGAGCGCTTGCCAGTTTCGATGATGCCGCTTATACCGCAGCCGGCGCTACGATCGGCTCACATGAAGAGATTTGGGCTTGCTCACTTATCCTCAAAGTCAATGCTCCTTCAGATGACGAAATTGCTCTTCTTAAGGAAGGCGCGACACTCGTAAGTTTTATTTGGCCAGCCCAAAATCCTGCTTTGATGGAAAAACTCTCAAGTAAAAACATCAACGTGCTGGCGATGGATGCAGTGCCTCGTATCTCTCGTGCGCAAGCATTGGATGCACTCTCGTCGATGGCGAACATTGCGGGTTACCGTGCAGTAGTAGAAGCCGCTCATGAGTTTGGTCGTTTCTTTACTGGTCAAATTACTGCAGCAGGTAAAGTACCGCCCGCGAAAGTCTTTGTTGCTGGTGCTGGCGTTGCTGGCTTAGCGGCAATCGGTGCTGCGGGTAGTTTAGGCGCTATCATCCGCGCGTTTGACGTTCGTCCCGAAGTAAAAGAGCAAGTGCAGTCTATGGGGGCTGAGTTTTTGGAAGTTAACTTCCAAGAGACTGCAGGCTCAGGCGATGGTTATGCTAAAGAGATGTCGGATGAATTCAACCGTAAAGCGGCTGAACTTTACGCCGCTCAAGCGAAAGATGTCGATATCATTATTACTACCGCGCTGATTCCAGGAAAACCTGCACCAAAGCTGATTACCAAAGAGATGGTAGATAGCATGAAAGCGGGAAGTGTGATTGTCGATCTGGCGGCAGCCAATGGCGGTAACTGTGAATACACAGTCAAAGATCAGGTTATTACCACAGACAATGGCGTTAAAGTGATCGGTTATACCGATATGGTAGGGCGTCTGCCGACCCAATCATCGCAACTGTATGCAACAAATCTAGTTAACTTGCTTAAACTACTCTGCAAAGAAAAAGATGGCAATATCGACATCAACTTCGAAGATGTTGTGCTGCGTGGCGTCACCGTAGTTAAAGCCGGCGAGATTACTTGGCCAGCGCCGCCCATTCAGGTATCCGCACAGCCTCAGCAAAAAGCCAAAGTACAACCGACCAAAGCGCAGAAGAAAGAGCCAGAACCGACTTCTCCTGTTAAAAAACTGGTTGGTTTAGCCGTGGGTGTCGGTCTGTTTGCGTGGGTAGCTTCTGTCGCACCTGCCGCATTCTTAGGACACTTTACTGTGTTTGTACTGGCCTGCGTCGTGGGTTACTACGTGGTATGGAATGTAACTCATGCTCTTCACACACCTTTAATGTCAGTGACTAACGCGATTTCTGGCATCATTGTAGTAGGGGCATTATTACAAATTGGTCAAGGCAGCGGTATTGTGACTTTCTTGGCTTTCATCGCTGTCTTAATTGCAAGCATCAACATCTTTGGTGGCTTTACCGTTACCAAACGTATGCTTGAAATGTTCCGTAAAAACTAAAGGAGTACGCAATGTCTGCAGGATTGGTACAAGCAGCGTACATTGTTGCTGCTGTGTTTTTCATCATGAGTTTGGCGGGTTTATCAAAACAAGAGTCAGCTCGTATGGGTAACTACTATGGTATTGCTGGTATGGCAATGGCCTTACTGGCAACCATTTTTAGCCCAAATGCTGAAGGTCTCGCATGGGTTTTATTGGCTATGGTGATCGGTGGCGGTATTGGTATCCATTACGCAAAGAAAGTGGAAATGACGGAAATGCCAGAGCTGGTTGCAATACTGCACAGCTTTGTGGGTATGGCCGCGGTACTGGTAGGTTTTAACAGCTACATTGATGCCCCTGAGGCCGCTACCCACGCGGAACATGTGATCCACTTGGTTGAAGTATTTCTCGGTATTTTTATCGGTGCCGTGACCTTTACTGGTTCTATTGTTGCGTTTGGTAAACTGCGTGGCATCATCAAGTCCACACCACTTAATCTTCCTCACAAACACAAACTCAATCTGGCGGCATTAGTCGTTTCAGGCTTATTGCTGATCCACTTTGTGAATGTCGATGGTAGTGTGTTTGCGCTGATTGTGATGACGTTAATCGCTTTTGCTTTTGGTTATCACTTGGTAGCTTCGATCGGTGGCGCAGATATGCCAGTGGTCGTGTCTATGCTTAACTCCTATTCTGGTTGGGCAGCGGCAGCGGCGGGTTTCATGTTAGCCAATGATCTATTGATTGTGACTGGTGCGTTGGTTGGTTCATCGGGTGCAATTCTGTCTTACATCATGTGTAAGGCGATGAACCGCTCATTCATTAGTGTGATTGCTGGCGGTTTTGGCCAAGAAGTCGTGATCAGTAGCGATGAAGAGCAGGGCGAGCATCGTGAAACCAGCGCTGAAGAAGTGGCTGAAATGCTGAAAAACTCGAAGTCAGTCATCATCACACCGGGATACGGTATGGCTGTCGCGCAAGCGCAATATCCCGTCTATGAAATTACTGAAAAACTTAGAGCTCAAGGTGTTACGGTACGATTTGGTATTCACCCAGTCGCTGGGCGTTTGCCAGGTCATATGAACGTACTCCTCGCTGAAGCGAAAGTACCTTATGACATCGTATTGGAGATGGATGAAATCAACGATGATTTCTCTGATACCGATACTGTACTGGTTATTGGCGCTAACGATACCGTAAACCCTGCGGCACTTGAGGACCCCAATAGTCCAATTGCGGGGATGCCAGTGTTAGAGGTATGGAACGCGAAAAACGTTATCGTCTTTAAGCGTTCAATGAATACAGGCTACGCAGGCGTGCAGAACCCCTTATTCTTTAAAGAGAACACCATGATGTTGTTTGGTGATGCAAAAGAGAGTGTCGACTCGATAGCCAAAGCTCTATAAAATCGACGCCGTTAAGGAGCCAGCATTATGCTGGCTTCTTTGTTTTGTGGACTGTCATTATTGACATCAATATAACACTCGAATATCTCTTTACCGGATAATGCGTTATAGTTTTTGCATGTTAGAAAAAACCAATATTCCCTTGATAAGAGCGCTTAATCTCACCTTGGTAAGCTTATGTTTTGCCATGTTACCGAATCCAGTTCACGCCGATTCGCTTCCTGAGCGCATCGACTTGTTTGTTTCGCTCTTTGATTATAATTCTGCGACGACGTCTTACGATATCCGATCGATTCAAACCGATTTCCCCACGCGCTTATTAACGCCAGATAGCATGTTGCCGCAAACGTCTGAATATCCGCTTAAAGATATTCAACTGCTTTATAAATTGGCGCAGAGTTGTACAGGTAAGTTGCCGTTAAGCCCATTGATCACTGAACCTCTGGTGTTTACTCGTTCACTCTGTAAAGGCTCCAGCTTGTCACCACGCTGGTTTGCCCGCAGTGGTTTGATTCATCCTGGCGGTGGAACTTACGCATTTCGCTATGCGGAAAAATACCCAGCCCAGTTTGCGAACTTGCTGCCTTACATGCACATCCAAGAGCGTCCCAATGCCGCAGAGGGAACCTTGCTGTACCACTTACAAAATATGGGTGAAGATGCGATCAATGCTTTGGTGTCTGGTGCATCCATGTTTGGCTCCGGTAGTGATTTATGGTTAAGAAAAGGGGATATCTACTACCTTTTTAATGAAGAAACGTGGTTAACCAATGCCAATAAAGCTGGGTTAAGCTATAGCTTGCTATCAGCAGATAACACCTGCTTTATTCAGCGTGGCAACATCTGTTGGGATGTGGAAGATCATTCAGATCTTTTACGAACTAGCATGATCATTCTTGTTATTGCCAATATCTTCCTTGTGCTTGGTTGGTCTGGGTATCGTTGGAATTCAAAACGACAAGAAATGCGCAGCCGGATGCTCATTTTGCAAATTCTCACCCATGAGCTGCGAACCCCAATCGCGAGCTTGTCACTCACCGTTGAAGGCTTTCGACGTGAGTTTGAGCATTTGCCCGAATCTCTGTACGATGAGTTTCGTCGATTGTGTGAAGATTCCCGACGATTGCGCCAACTCGCCGAAGCGAGTAAAGACTATTTGCAGTCTGACAGTAAACCACTCGCGTCAGATTGGGTTCCTTCGGTGGAGGAGTGGCTACAATATAAAGTCGAAGAAGAATTTAGTGGTAATGTGACTCTGAAACTTAATCAAGATATCGCTGCCAAACTCAATGTTTATTGGCTAGGAACTTGTGTGGATAATTTATTGCGTAACGCTGTCAAATACGGCGTTGCACCTGTCACTCTCGAAGTGATAACACAAACTAACTTAGTCACTTTCAAAGTGACCGACCAAGGCTCGTTGACTCACCGTGATTGGCGTCATTTACGCAAACCATTTGTGAGCAAAAGCGGTTTAGGCCTTGGATTGACCATTGTCGAATCAATGGTGGGACGAATGGGCGGAAAAATGTCACTCGAAGGCCCACCGACAACTTTTATTTTGGAGATACCTTGTGAAACAGACACTGCTTCT from Vibrio tarriae includes the following:
- a CDS encoding Solitary outer membrane autotransporter beta-barrel domain — encoded protein: MKLPLRLSCGCLLMMSFSATAKSYDFIQEHLEQAFSSSVVLSDSDVFTAGFNNFDPNEWFNTDNDNLGTTESIENRKKYQSSTLPFSISLSDEEEYHQHQLLLRLSASVIDDELRIANIPGETERYRQSVLGGAMFYRYQYRLTDHWTLTPGIGTHLLYYRNTLTDNNPIYKQILSPWDGLLVNTYAWASLVEANLKIQYEEEKSWGHWKASSAWHYFGGYGWGKANNGEVGNPEGWYIANTLTGVYDFTQLGRSVQSIYGSIKRVDVGSTPQEPLGTSNYYEASFGWLMTPPFEMELVDNIGLGLTFNYGSAFKGGSIVLFFNQD
- a CDS encoding GGDEF domain-containing protein, which produces MSSSFVTSPWFRFGFPLLLLIAIWLGLSNVVLVIKSNLGMAVNLPYILFLIALTVAHIFKQSRIAMVAMTMLLAYWLIQIRLQTPLTVNSTMLELIMLSLLLPVACFLPYAYKNAGLFSKSFLSYLAILLLFIFWAWLTQLHIGETDHSSMTEGIFFVVPQISRLPLVVVAYLVALAGIAAISVLTRNQILDVVVYSSIVLSMNAFVLFHVPYISTIMFTLSGLLILVYLISAGYEMAFNDPLTQIPGRQALDQDLKHIGRKFTLAMLDVDHFKKFNDTYGHDTGDDVLKLVASRLREINGKARVYRYGGEEFSIIYKGKLAKDVLPFIEALRQDIESYELVIRDTNQRPKSHAEGAKKRSRKSNNDIVTITISIGVCDSELYRHPIEALKAADGALYKAKQAGRNCVKVAS
- a CDS encoding late competence development ComFB family protein, with amino-acid sequence MQLSEDVHNYMETLVGQVLGQPEYSETYDQDQLADLACLALCQLRPIYIRHDIDFLSALPEAKLVILKDHALIAVQAAESMIVNDRRRNRDSDVPVIFTHARFDDDAELEWFETPIVNQVQHHK
- a CDS encoding HlyU family transcriptional regulator, translating into MGLFSRLFGKSKQQEQVQVEPIEYKGFMIYQEPISENGQFRVAGRITQEINGELKTHRFIRSDLVSNKADAEELMLKKAQLFIDQMSGQIFS
- a CDS encoding Re/Si-specific NAD(P)(+) transhydrogenase subunit alpha, with the translated sequence MQIGVPREQLTGETRVAASPSSVEQLIKLGFEVCIESKAGALASFDDAAYTAAGATIGSHEEIWACSLILKVNAPSDDEIALLKEGATLVSFIWPAQNPALMEKLSSKNINVLAMDAVPRISRAQALDALSSMANIAGYRAVVEAAHEFGRFFTGQITAAGKVPPAKVFVAGAGVAGLAAIGAAGSLGAIIRAFDVRPEVKEQVQSMGAEFLEVNFQETAGSGDGYAKEMSDEFNRKAAELYAAQAKDVDIIITTALIPGKPAPKLITKEMVDSMKAGSVIVDLAAANGGNCEYTVKDQVITTDNGVKVIGYTDMVGRLPTQSSQLYATNLVNLLKLLCKEKDGNIDINFEDVVLRGVTVVKAGEITWPAPPIQVSAQPQQKAKVQPTKAQKKEPEPTSPVKKLVGLAVGVGLFAWVASVAPAAFLGHFTVFVLACVVGYYVVWNVTHALHTPLMSVTNAISGIIVVGALLQIGQGSGIVTFLAFIAVLIASINIFGGFTVTKRMLEMFRKN
- the pntB gene encoding Re/Si-specific NAD(P)(+) transhydrogenase subunit beta, with translation MSAGLVQAAYIVAAVFFIMSLAGLSKQESARMGNYYGIAGMAMALLATIFSPNAEGLAWVLLAMVIGGGIGIHYAKKVEMTEMPELVAILHSFVGMAAVLVGFNSYIDAPEAATHAEHVIHLVEVFLGIFIGAVTFTGSIVAFGKLRGIIKSTPLNLPHKHKLNLAALVVSGLLLIHFVNVDGSVFALIVMTLIAFAFGYHLVASIGGADMPVVVSMLNSYSGWAAAAAGFMLANDLLIVTGALVGSSGAILSYIMCKAMNRSFISVIAGGFGQEVVISSDEEQGEHRETSAEEVAEMLKNSKSVIITPGYGMAVAQAQYPVYEITEKLRAQGVTVRFGIHPVAGRLPGHMNVLLAEAKVPYDIVLEMDEINDDFSDTDTVLVIGANDTVNPAALEDPNSPIAGMPVLEVWNAKNVIVFKRSMNTGYAGVQNPLFFKENTMMLFGDAKESVDSIAKAL
- the vxrA gene encoding sensor histidine kinase VxrA, with translation MLEKTNIPLIRALNLTLVSLCFAMLPNPVHADSLPERIDLFVSLFDYNSATTSYDIRSIQTDFPTRLLTPDSMLPQTSEYPLKDIQLLYKLAQSCTGKLPLSPLITEPLVFTRSLCKGSSLSPRWFARSGLIHPGGGTYAFRYAEKYPAQFANLLPYMHIQERPNAAEGTLLYHLQNMGEDAINALVSGASMFGSGSDLWLRKGDIYYLFNEETWLTNANKAGLSYSLLSADNTCFIQRGNICWDVEDHSDLLRTSMIILVIANIFLVLGWSGYRWNSKRQEMRSRMLILQILTHELRTPIASLSLTVEGFRREFEHLPESLYDEFRRLCEDSRRLRQLAEASKDYLQSDSKPLASDWVPSVEEWLQYKVEEEFSGNVTLKLNQDIAAKLNVYWLGTCVDNLLRNAVKYGVAPVTLEVITQTNLVTFKVTDQGSLTHRDWRHLRKPFVSKSGLGLGLTIVESMVGRMGGKMSLEGPPTTFILEIPCETDTASR